In Erigeron canadensis isolate Cc75 chromosome 6, C_canadensis_v1, whole genome shotgun sequence, the following are encoded in one genomic region:
- the LOC122604278 gene encoding beta-amyrin 28-monooxygenase-like, which yields MDMLYAYLFSLLFVAVSFTIHMIFFMSKPHVVSVKLPPGRKGWPVVGESIEFLATGWKGHPEKFIFDRMDKFSNHVFRTSLMLEDTAVFCGSAGNKFLFSNENKLVQAWWPASVDKIFPSSNQTSKIEAIKMRKMLPNFFKPGALQRYVPEIDKVTQKHFETFWEGKDQIVTYECTKNFTFWLACKIFVSIDDPERVRFLCGPFESIGKGILSIPIDLPGTSFRKGINSAKFIRKELIAIIQQRKTDLATGKASHTQDILSHMLVYKDEDGKSMEEYDIADKILGLLIGGHDTASSACAFVVKYLAELPEIYEGVYKEQTEIAKLKKPGELLNWEDLSKMKYSWNVACEVLRLAPPLQGAFREANTDFMYNGYVIPKGWKLYWSANSTHKNAEFFPEPQTFDPLRFDGKGPAPYTFVPFGGGPRMCPGKEYARIEILMFMHHLVRKFKWEKVIPDEKLVVNPMPNPANGLPIRLYPHQVSST from the exons ATGGATATGTTATATGCTTATCTCTTCTCCCTCTTGTTTGTTGCAGTGTCATTCACAATTCATATGATCTTCTTCATGTCTAAGCCACATGTAGTTTCAGTGAAGCTCCCACCGGGCAGAAAAGGTTGGCCGGTTGTTGGTGAGAGTATCGAGTTTCTAGCAACTGGCTGGAAAGGTCACCCTGAAAAGTTCATCTTTGATCGCATGGATAAATTCTCAAATCATGTCTTTAGGACCTCTCTCATGCTAGAAGATACTGCGGTTTTTTGTGGGTCAGCTGGGAACAAGTTCTTGTTTTCTAATGAGAACAAACTTGTCCAAGCATGGTGGCCAGCTTCTGTTGACAAGATCTTCCCTTCTTCAAACCAAACATCAAAGATAGAAGCGATCAAGATGCGGAAAATGCTTCCAAATTTCTTCAAGCCTGGGGCGTTGCAACGATACGTCCCAGAAATTGACAAGGTCAcacaaaaacattttgaaaCATTTTGGGAAGGCAAGGACCAAATTGTGACCTATGAGTGCACAAAAAATTTCACTTTTTGGCTTGCATGCAAAATCTTTGTTAGTATTGATGATCCCGAACGGGTCAGGTTTTTATGTGGCCCGTTCGAGAGCATTGGGAAAGGGATTCTGTCAATCCCTATAGACCTTCCTGGAACATCGTTCCGGAAAGGTATTAATTCAGCTAAATTCATTAGAAAAGAACTCATTGCAATCATACAACAAAGAAAGACAGATTTAGCAACTGGGAAGGCTTCACATACACAAGATATATTGTCACACATGCTAGTGTATAAGGATGAAGATGGGAAATCCATGGAGGAATACGATATCGCAGACAAGATACTCGGATTGTTGATTGGTGGCCATGACACTGCAAGTTCTGCTTGTGCCTTTGTTGTTAAGTATCTTGCTGAGTTGCCTGAGATTTATGAGGGAGTCTACAAAG aACAAACCGAAAttgcaaaactaaaaaaaccgGGAGAATTGTTGAACTGGGAGGATTTGTCGAAGATGAAATATTCTTGGAACGTGGCATGTGAAGTTCTTAGATTAGCTCCACCGTTGCAAGGTGCATTTAGAGAGGCTAATACTGATTTTATGTACAATGGCTATGTAATTCCAAAGGGTTGGAAG TTATATTGGAGTGCAAACTCAACTCATAAGAACGCTGAGTTTTTTCCCGAACCACAAACCTTTGATCCATTAAGATTTGATGGCAAAGGTCCAGCACCATACACATTCGTACCGTTTGGAGGAGGGCCTCGTATGTGCCCTGGAAAAGAGTATGCGCGGATCGAAATACTAATGTTCATGCATCATCTCGTAAGAAAGTTTAAGTGGGAGAAAGTAATTCCAGATGAGAAACTTGTTGTCAATCCAATGCCTAACCCGGCCAACGGGCTTCCAATTCGCTTATATCCTCATCAGGTCTCAAGcacatga